Proteins from one Microcaecilia unicolor chromosome 2, aMicUni1.1, whole genome shotgun sequence genomic window:
- the SOWAHB gene encoding ankyrin repeat domain-containing protein SOWAHB, with protein MPDYPGSFSALPCMARELSQEEVLDFLCQAGGKVPNAALLRHFGCFLRDSGASPEQRLQRREKFKRFVNSVAVVRQEHEGATAAATTTYVVLKSRYLDLLGEELRPLSQTVAGEEPERQPIQDCTTRQKEVPSNADPGQAYHWQNHGLSEPPRGGGGGGGQSAEAATQFHPARSELPRRGSDLVPLATKSQDAPCPPAPAQPIPLQSQLLQTAHWLSNCLPPAHNHGVTDQEAWMKEVPVFKSIRCQLSLQDMEDFVEQATCESEGSDSEEGSSGDHLQDKPPSKRESGPSRASKLVCPQPRQNQEKHISNPLPSHESVNVIPSNTDPTNSLYTGQESVALPRARKSQRHRKASSLQDKASSSEDDLNKKDHRKKNKRRPSHSRKGSQVVPTFALVPAIEAPIILKPVDSRRFSSNRDLSSNRPGPSLCVWKEQVQVDPRTSSHPQGLLSVPLEAKEHDWMVRLASGSWLQVYTLFLEEPQLAVRRDFISGYTALHWVAKHGDNRMLQDLVTGAWKAGVALDVNAKSNGGYTPLHLAAIHGHQKVMKVLVQKIKVRVDVRDNSGKKAWQYLSGSSTSGEVWQLLGAPRGKTIFPVRELTRSTSPTRKGKSQQGSGHLNRKASLAALLKPQHLKWKLANQLNNLSVLMEREVHSD; from the coding sequence ATGCCTGACTATCCAGGGagcttctctgccctcccctgcatggcCCGGGAGCTGAGCCAAGAGGAGGTGCTGGATTTCCTCTGCCAGGCAGGGGGGAAGGTGCCCAATGCCGCCCTCCTGCGCCACTTTGGCTGTTTCCTAAGGGACTCTGGTGCCAGTCCGGAACAGCGGCTGCAGCGCCGGGAAAAGTTCAAGCGCTTCGTCAACTCCGTGGCCGTGGTGCGGCAGGAGCATGAGGgggccaccgccgccgccaccaccacctatgTGGTGCtgaagagccgctacctggacctgtTGGGAGAGGAGCTGCGGCCTCTGAGCCAGACGGTGGCGGGAGAGGAGCCGGAGAGGCAGCCTATCCAAGATTGTACGACCCGCCAGAAGGAGGTACCTTCCAATGCTGACCCTGGCCAGGCTTATCACTGGCAAAATCATGGACTTTCAGAGCCTCccagaggtggaggaggagggggagggcagtCAGCAGAGGCAGCAACACAGTTCCACCCTGCACGATCGGAATTGCCCAGAAGAGGCAGTGACCTGGTCCCTTTAGCCACCAAGTCTCAGGATGCCCCATGCCCACCTGCTCCTGCCCAGCCTATTCCTCTCCAATCACAACTGCTCCAGACTGCACACTGGCTGTCGAACTGTCTTCCGCCAGCACACAACCACGGAGTTACAGATCAGGAGGCATGGATGAAAGAGGTGCCTGTATTCAAAAGCATTAGGTGCCAGCTTTCCCTGCAGGATATGGAAGACTTTGTGGAGCAGGCAACCTGTGAAAGCGAGGGCAGTGACAGTGAGGAGGGAAGCAGCGGGGATCACCTTCAGGACAAACCCCCATCCAAAAGGGAGTCTGGGCCAAGCAGAGCCAGCAAGCTAGTGTGCCCACAGCCAAGGCAGAACCAGGAGAAACACATCAGCAACCCACTCCCTAGTCATGAGAGTGTAAATGTCATCCCTTCGAATACTGACCCAACCAATTCCTTGTACACAGGGCAGGAAAGTGTGGCATTGCCCAGAGCTCGCAAATCCCAGCGGCACCGGAAAGCTTCAAGTTTACAAGACAAAGCTTCATCCTCAGAGGATGACCTTAACAAGAAAGATCACAGAAAGAAGAACAAACGTCGTCCATCCCACTCCAGAAAGGGATCTCAGGTGGTGCCCACATTTGCTCTGGTCCCGGCTATAGAAGCACCTATCATACTCAAGCCTGTGGACAGCAGACGTTTCAGTTCAAACCGTGACTTGTCCAGTAACAGGCCAGGGCCGAGCCTTTGTGTTTGGAAAGAACAGGTTCAAGTGGACCCGAGGACATCATCGCATCCTCAGGGCTTGTTGTCGGTGCCCTTGGAAGCAAAGGAACATGATTGGATGGTCAGACTGGCCTCAGGCTCTTGGCTGCAGGTCTACACCCTCTTCCTGGAAGAACCCCAGCTGGCTGTACGGAGGGACTTCATTTCTGGCTACACCGCCTTGCATTGGGTGGCCAAGCATGGGGACAACCGCATGCTGCAGGATCTGGTGACTGGGGCTTGGAAAGCTGGTGTAGCCCTGGATGTGAATGCAAAGTCCAACGGTGGTTATACCCCACTGCATCTTGCTGCTATCCATGGGCACCAAAAAGTGATGAAGGTGCTGGTACAGAAAATCAAAGTCAGGGTGGATGTGCGCGACAACAGTGGCAAGAAGGCTTGGCAGTACTTAAGTGGCAGCAGCACCTCCGGGGAAGTGTGGCAGCTGCTGGGAGCGCCCAGAGGGAAAACCATCTTTCCTGTACGAGAGTTAACTAGGAGTACCTCTCCTACCCGAAAGGGAAAGAGCCAACAGGGGTCCGGTCACCTGAACAGGAAGGCTTCCCTGGCCGCCTTACTGAAACCACAGCACCTCAAGTGGAAATTAGCCAACCAATTAAATAACCTGTCTGTACTCATGGAGCGTGAAGTCCATAGTGATTAA